Proteins encoded in a region of the Rutidosis leptorrhynchoides isolate AG116_Rl617_1_P2 chromosome 9, CSIRO_AGI_Rlap_v1, whole genome shotgun sequence genome:
- the LOC139867087 gene encoding aspartyl protease AED3 encodes MDSTIFAFFFIGLLTTTRAFDPCPSLKPKSDTSDLSIIHIYGKCSPFSSPKPSSSWAATVLNMASKDSQRMAYLSSLVSTKPKTSVPIAPGQVINIGNYVARVKVGTPGQLMFMVLDTSTDTAYVPCSGCANCKSTMFSQNTSTTYGPLNCATSECAKVRGLTCPADGSIIGNCLFNRSYGADSFSATLSRDSLQLGDDIIPGYVFGCIGNVSGNSIPPQGLLGLGRGPMSLMTQSGPLYSGVFSYCLPSFKSYYFSGSLRLGPNGQPKTIKYTPLLTNPHRPSLYYVNLTGITVGQVKVPIAPELLEFNPNTGAGTVIDSRTVISQFVPDVYNAIKEAYRNQTQGPFSSLGAFDTCFSVTHEDVAPKMTLHFTGLDIVLPMENTLIHSSAGTLACLAMASAPNNVNSVLNVIANLQQQNLRILFDITNSRVGIAREICN; translated from the coding sequence ATGGACTCAACAATTTTTGCTTTCTTCTTCATTGGTTTGCTTACTACCACAAGAGCCTTTGATCCATGTCCATCTTTGAAACCCAAATCAGACACCTCAGATCTTTCCATTATTCACATTTACGGTAAATGTTCACCGTTCAGCTCTCCAAAACCTTCCTCTTCATGGGCCGCAACGGTCCTCAACATGGCATCTAAAGACTCGCAAAGGATGGCCTACTTGTCGAGCCTCGTTTCCACCAAGCCCAAAACTTCTGTGCCAATTGCACCGGGCCAAGTCATAAATATTGGTAATTATGTAGCCCGTGTGAAAGTCGGCACACCGGGCCAGCTCATGTTCATGGTGTTGGACACCAGCACAGACACTGCATATGTTCCATGTAGTGGCTGCGCTAATTGTAAGTCGACGATGTTTTCCCAAAACACATCGACAACTTATGGCCCATTAAATTGTGCCACTTCTGAATGCGCTAAAGTTCGTGGGCTTACATGCCCCGCAGATGGATCCATAATCGGTAACTGTTTATTTAACCGTTCTTATGGGGCCGATTCATTTTCGGCTACATTATCTCGCGATTCTCTTCAATTAGGTGATGACATAATCCCTGGCTACGTTTTTGGGTGCATTGGTAATGTCTCGGGTAATTCAATCCCTCCTCAAGGGCTATTGGGCTTAGGACGTGGCCCAATGTCACTAATGACACAATCCGGCCCACTTTACTCTGGCGTGTTCTCATATTGTTTGCCTAGTTTTAAATCCTATTATTTCTCAGGTTCACTTCGGCTCGGCCCAAATGGCCAGCCCAAAACAATTAAATACACACCACTTCTAACAAACCCACACCGTCCTTCTTTATACTATGTGAACCTCACCGGCATAACTGTGGGCCAAGTAAAGGTACCAATTGCGCCAGAACTACTGGAGTTCAACCCAAACACGGGCGCAGGAACCGTAATCGATTCAAGAACAGTTATATCTCAATTTGTGCCAGATGTATACAATGCAATCAAGGAGGCATATAGGAACCAAACACAAGGCCCATTTTCTTCATTAGGGGCTTTTGACACATGTTTCTCGGTTACACATGAAGATGTAGCTCCTAAAATGACACTTCATTTTACAGGATTGGACATTGTTCTACCTATGGAGAACACATTGATACATAGTAGTGCAGGGACACTAGCTTGTTTGGCGATGGCATCGGCCCCAAATAATGTGAACTCGGTTTTAAATGTTATCGCCAATTTGCAACAACAAAATTTAAGGATTTTGTTTGATATTACCAACTCTCGTGTTGGCATTGCTCGTGAAATTTGCAACTAG